The Alkalibaculum bacchi genomic interval TTTGCGTAATAAGTATATCATAATTAGTTTGTTTAGTCTTTTAATGAATATTTCTATGTATAGATAATAAATTGAACGCAAATAAAAAGCGGAAAGCTGAATGCTGAGGAAAACGGGTTATTAAGGATGTTATATAGTAGTTTCTGAAATATATTAGTCTCTATTTTTTTGAATATTTTATGTTTTTTAAAAAACTTACTTTGCAGATATGTTCCGCTTTCCGCTTTCGGCTTTCAGCACTCAGCTAAACCATTTCAAATCTTTACAAGTCATAATCTAAAAAAATTGAAACATACTAAGAGTAATAAACTAGGAGGAGATGAAATTATGAAAAATAAGCCAAAGCCAGATGATAGAAGAGATAATGTAGATAAAATTGAGTATAATATTGGAAAAACTCTTCAGAATATCGAACGTGCTAATGAGATGATTGATGTTACAGATGATCAAAATATGAAACAAACTCTTAAAGAAAAAAATGAGAGAAGAAAAGAAGCTCTTAAGGGAATGAGAGAAGAAATCAGAGATGAAGCAACAGACAAGAAAAACGGATACAAATGACCGCAAAGTTTAAGATGTAAGTTATAAACCTCGCTTTTGCGAGGTTGTTTTTGCTTACCACTTTACCACCTTAAAACATCCTACTTTCCGCTAATACTCACATTTAAAAATTCTCTTATTTCATGTATAATAAGTTTGTTCTATATAATACAACTTCACAACGAATATAAAGGCGTGATAATGATGGAAAATACAATAAAAAAGAAGAAAATTGTTGTAGGTATGAGTGGGGCTAGTGGTGCTATACTTGGGATTAATCTCTTAAGAATTTTAAAAGAAAGACCTGATTACGAAAGTCATCTTGTCATTTCTAAGGGGGCAGAGGAGACAATTTACCAAGAGACAAAGTACAAAGTGTCCGATGTAATGGATTTGGCAGATTGTATTTACGATATAAAGAATATTGGTGGTAAAATTGCCTCAGGCACCTTTCGCACAGAAGGGATGATTATTATCCCTTGTAGCATGAAAACCGTAGCAGGAATTGCAACGGGCTATTCGGATAATTTACTATTGAGGGCAGCAGATGTTACCTTAAAAGAGGGGCGAACCCTTGTGGTAGTTCCTAGAGAAACACCTTTAAGTTCTATACATCTAAGAAATATGCTGTCTTTGTCACAAGCTGGAGCGATTCTAATTCCGCCAATGATTACATATTACAATGATCCTTATAGTATAGATGATATGAATACACATATCATCGGCAAGGTTTTAGAAAAGTTTCATATTGAACTAGATGGATTTAAGCGATGGGGAGAAGATGTATGATTGAATGTTCTGTTAAAGATGGGCGAATACATATAGAGGCAAAGGCTATTCCTATTGGTGAGGATTTGTGTGTAATAATTTCAGGCGGGGATAAGCCTCATATAGGGTGCGTAACAGCAAGTGTTCCTAGGTTAAGTCTTTCAGACCCTAATGTAACAAGCGCCACTACATCTGTTATAAACTATACAGGGCATAAAGATGATGAAGTGGCAAGATATGTATCCCACAAGCTTTCATCCATACTAGGTAAAAATGTAGTAGTAACCTGTGGCATTCATATTGATTCTATTACAATTGAAGAAATTAAGAAGATAGAGACTCTTACAGAGGAACTTACACAAATTCTACTAAATGAACTTTCATAAGGGAACGGCGAGGGCATCGTTCCCTAGATTAATTCGCCTAAAATGAGATATATAACCTTACAATTTACACGTTCAATTTTATGTTTTTATAGATTAAATAACATATCTTCTTTTATGGTTTCTGCTTCATTTTTGTAGCCTAAGTAATTTAGTATTTCAAAGGCTACAGGAAGTGCAGTGGCAGGTCCTCGTGAAGTGATGAGATTGTCACAAACTACAACAGGTGCTTCTACATACTCCTGGTATTCTAATTGATCTTCAAATCCTGGGTAAGAAGTACCTTTTTTGTCTTTTAATATTCCAGTACTATTTAATGCAATAGGAGCAGCACAAATTGCAGATACTAATTTACCTTTGCTAAAATATTCTTTAATCATTTCCTGTACTTTATTATTTTCTTGAAGATTCTTAGCCCCAGGCATTCCACCGGGCAGGTATAATCCATCGTACTCATCTAAATCTTCATTCAACGAGACGTCGGCTTGAACGTAAATGTCGTGGGTTCCTC includes:
- a CDS encoding DJ-1 family glyoxalase III; this translates as MKKILVFLADGFEEIEALTLVDVLRRANVQVDTCSLEEKLVRGTHDIYVQADVSLNEDLDEYDGLYLPGGMPGAKNLQENNKVQEMIKEYFSKGKLVSAICAAPIALNSTGILKDKKGTSYPGFEDQLEYQEYVEAPVVVCDNLITSRGPATALPVAFEILNYLGYKNEAETIKEDMLFNL
- the tlp gene encoding small acid-soluble spore protein Tlp, translating into MKNKPKPDDRRDNVDKIEYNIGKTLQNIERANEMIDVTDDQNMKQTLKEKNERRKEALKGMREEIRDEATDKKNGYK
- a CDS encoding UbiX family flavin prenyltransferase is translated as MMENTIKKKKIVVGMSGASGAILGINLLRILKERPDYESHLVISKGAEETIYQETKYKVSDVMDLADCIYDIKNIGGKIASGTFRTEGMIIIPCSMKTVAGIATGYSDNLLLRAADVTLKEGRTLVVVPRETPLSSIHLRNMLSLSQAGAILIPPMITYYNDPYSIDDMNTHIIGKVLEKFHIELDGFKRWGEDV